TCGATCTCGGCACGGATCGATTCGCTCCAGGGCTCCGCGCCCAGAATCCCGACCCGCAACGGGAAACTTTTGATATCCACCCCTTCCTCGGCGGCGATTTCCGCAAGATAGAGACTATAGGAAGGTGTACAGGTCAGGACTGTGGAACCGAAATCCTGCATGATCATGATCTGTTTTTTACTGTTGCCTCCAGACATGGGAATGACGGCGGCACCGAGCTTCTCCGCGCCGTAATGGGCGCCCAGGCCACCGGTAAACAGTCCATACCCGTAAGCATTGTGGATCACATCGCCGCGGCCTACTCCGGCGGCAGCGAAGGATCGCGCCATCAGTTCAGCCCAGATATCGATGTCGCGGCGGGTGTAGCCGACAACCGTCGGCTTTCCGGTGGTGCCGGAAGACGCATGAATGCGAACGATACGTTCCAGGGGCACAGCGAACAACCCATACGGATAGTTGTCGCGCATATCCTGTTTCAGCGTAAAGGGCAGCCGCTGAAGATCCGTCAGACACTTGATTTTATCCGGGGTGATTTTCGCTTTGAGAAAAGATTGCCGATAAAATGGAACCGTGGCGTAGACCCGCTCAAGCGTGTTCTGCAGACGTTTCAGCTGCAACGACTCGATGGCTTCGCGCGGCAGGGTTTCAAATTCCTCGTTCCAGAGCATGCCTTGCGACTCCTTTCAGATCTGGCTGGCGGCAGTCTGCCGCCCCAGGTCGAACGCCTTGATATTGACCTCCAGAAACCGCTCCGGCACCATTTTCTGCAGCGTTTCGTACCAGTAGCTGGTCTCGATGGGCAAAGCGGTGGACAAAGCACCCAGCAGGGCGATGTTGGCGGTCCGCGGATTGCCGGCGCGGGATGCCACGGCGAGGCCATCCATCACGAGGGTGTCGGGAAACGCCTGCCGGATTTTCTGTGGAATGTTTTCAGGATATTTTTCCCTGCCAAGAGTCACTGGCGGCGGCAGGATTTTAAGATCGTTGGCTACCACCTTGGCGCCCTGCCGCAGCAACGGCAGGTACCGATAGGTTTCAAGCAATTCGAATCCCAGCAGAATATCTCCCTGCCCTTCAGGAATAATCGAAGAAAAGACCTTGGCTCCATAGCGTATATGGGAAACGACACTGCCGCCTCGCTGCGCCATACCGTGAATTTCACTTTTTTTGACGTCGTATCCGGCCAGCATCAGAACCTCGGACAGAACTTCGCTGGCCAGAAGGATGCCCTGTCCCCCTACCCCGGAAATAAGAATATTGGTCACTTTATCCTTCATGACGGACTCCTATGGCGTCAAAATGGCACATCTGGGAACACAGGCCGCATCCACAACACAGTAGCGGATTGATGACCGCCTTGCCCTTATCGCCGGCATCCGGTTGCCATTCGATGGCCGGGCAACCAAGCTGGAGACAGGCCCTGCAACCGGTGCATTTGTCCGCATCGACAGCCAGGGAGGGTTGCCGCTTCACCGGGTCACGTTTGACCAGCATACAGGGTCGCCGGGCGATGACAACCGAAACCTCGGGACGCTGCATTTCGGTTTTGATAACGTTGCGGGTGTGTTCGATGTCGTAGGGATCGATCACGGTGACATGCTTCACGCCGACACTGCGGCACAAGGCCTCAAGATCGATGCGCGTGGTTTCCTCTCCCATCAGGGTGTAGCCGGAACCGGGGTTTTCCTGACGCCCGGTCATGGCGGTAATGCGATTATCCAGGATCAGAACCGTGGCGGTCGATTTGTTGTAAACCATATCCATCAAACCGTTGATGCCGGTATGCAGGAAGGTGGAATCACCGATTACCGCAACCACCCGCCGGGCCTCTTCCGGATCAAGAACTTTGGTCATCCCCGTGGCATTGCCGATGCTGGCGCCCATGCAGATGCAGGTATCCATGGCGGAAAGGGGCTCCATGAAACCGAGCGTATAACAGCCGATATCACCAGTAACAAAAGCCTTGAGCCGGTTCAGGCTGTAAAAGATGCTGCGATGAGGACAGCCAGGGCACATATTGGGAGGCCGGTTGGGCAATGGTTCGGATGGTACGAAATAGTTTTGGACATCCTTGGCGGTCAGCGCTTTATTCAACCGTGCCGGCGTCAGTTCGCCGCAAATGGGCAACAGATCCTTGCCATGCACGGCGATCCCCAGAGCCCGGACCTGTTCTTCGATAAAGGGATCGAGCTCTTCAATAACATAAAGGGTGTCGTAGCGACTGGCGAAATCCCGAATCAGCTGCTTAGGCAGGGGATAGACCAGCCCGAGTTTCAGAATATCGGCGTCAGGAAGAATTTCTTTTGCGTAAAGGTAGGAAACGCCGCTGGTGATAACGCCGACTTTCCCCTCGCCGACCTCGATCCGGTTGAAGGACTGGTGGCAAGCCCACTCTTCCATGCTGCGCAGGCGTTCCTCCACCACCGTGTGGCGCTTGCGGGCATTGCCCGGCAGCATGACGAATTTAGCGGGATTTTTCTCGATACAGCCTGCAGTCGATGGTCCGGCCGCAGGCTCGCCCGGTTCGACGACCGATTTGGAATGGGAAATACGGGTGGTGGTGCGCAACATGACCGGCGTATCGAACCGTTCGCTGACTTCCAGGGCGAGCCGGGTAAAATCGAGCGCTTCCTGACTGTCCGAAGGTTCGAACATGGGGATTTTCGCAAACTTGGCGTAATTACGGTTATCTTGTTCGTTTTGGGAGGAATGCAGTTCGGGGTCGTCGGCCGTTACAAGGACCAGGCCGCCGCGCACGCCGGTATAGGAAAGCGTGAACAGTGGATCGGCAGCCACATTGACGCCAACGTGCTTCATGGCCACGAGCGCTCTTCCGCCACCAAAGGATGCACCGATGCCGACCTCCAGTGCCACCTTTTCATTAGGCGCCCAGGACGCATCGATAGTGGAATATCGTGCAATATTTTCCAGGATTTCCGTACTCGGTGTACCGGGATAGGCCGATGCGACCTTGACCCCGGCTTCGAAGGCACCCCGGGCGATGGCTTCGTTTCCAGATAACATGGTGCGTTTCATGTTGCGTCCTTTTCGGCTGAGACAAAGCGTCGATTGAATGCAAAATGGCGTTCTAAAATAACGTCAGAGACTATACGAAAACCGCTCAGAGCTTGTCAATCCTTCTCAAAGTCATCAGAATTCCCTGTCATTTGCAGTAAAAGCCCTTCCAGAAGTCCGAAATCACTTACCTTCATGGTTGATTTCTCAAAACGATCCAGAATCGAAAGAATGATGCGAAGCCCCGGCATAATGAGATCGCCTCGGCCCTTCTCGAGCCCTGGAAGCTGCTCGCGTTGCGCTATCGACAAGGGGGCGAGTCGGCAGGCCAGTGATTCGATTTCGTTTCTGGACAGCACAAGATTGTTCACCCGCATACCGTCGTACTCAACCATCCTCAGTTTTATTGCAGCCAGAGTGGTGACCGTGCCAGCTGTTCCCACCAGAGTGGCAGTGTTCTGGCGAGCCATTCCGATAATGCCTGCCAGGGTCAGGTCGCGAACAACGTCCTCGAGGATCGTATCGATATATGCCAATTGCCGGGAGGGCTCCGCATATCTCTCACACAGATCCACTACTCCCAGAGGATAACTGCGATTGAATACAATGTTCCCCTGTTCGCTCCATATAAATTCGGTGCTGCCACCACCAATATCAAACACCAGACAATGATCCGGGCGTGGATCCAGTGCTGCGAACACTCCCAGGCAGCTGAGTCGTGCCTCTTCTTCACCGCCGATGATATGGAGAGCCAAACCCGTGGCCAGTTTTACCCTTGCGACGAATTCTTCGGCGTTGGGAGCCCGGCGCAAGGCTTCGGTTCCTACGACTCGCACGGCATCAATTCCGGCAGAGGCGACAAGGTCCGACATCTCTTCCAGAGCGACTATCGTGTGATCCATGCGATCCGCGGCAAGGCCTGTGCGGGGATCAGAACCGCCGGCCAACCGGGTAACACGGCGGATATAACGCAGATTACTGAACCCTCCCTGACGGGGTTGCCCGACAGCCAGGCGCACGGTGTTGGATCCGACATCGATGGCAGCCAGCATTTAGCGTTCTCCCACAACAGCCCTGCCCACATTAAACGCATGGCTGCCGACCTTGGAAAACCCCTGCAGCATATCGATGAAAATCAATCCTTGCTGCACGGAGCATTCTCCGGTATTCAGGCGTGCGATATGGTTGTTGCGAAGGGTATCCTCAAGTTCGTCGATGGCGGTTACCATGGTTACGGCAATGGGTTTGATGCTGGCATCGTTTCGATCGAGAGCATCGACCACAAACGCCAGAAAGTCCCGGGTTTTCCCCGCCAGTTCCTCGACCTCCTGCCAGGCGACGGAGGAAAAGGGCAATTTCAACTCACGCAATCGTCCGATCAGGCGCCACAACATTTCACAATGGTCGCCAACCCGTTCGAGATCGTTGACCATGTGCATCATGGAAGCGACATCGCGGGACATGTCCTGGGTAATGGATTTCTGCGAGAGGTTTACCAGGAAATCCGTTATCTCCTTTTGCAGCAAGTCGACGACTTCTTCTTTTTTTCAAGCGCTGTCAGGCGCTTGAGATTTCCATCGCGGAAAAAAGCCATGCTTTCATC
This portion of the Syntrophotalea acetylenica genome encodes:
- the iorA gene encoding indolepyruvate ferredoxin oxidoreductase subunit alpha; amino-acid sequence: MKRTMLSGNEAIARGAFEAGVKVASAYPGTPSTEILENIARYSTIDASWAPNEKVALEVGIGASFGGGRALVAMKHVGVNVAADPLFTLSYTGVRGGLVLVTADDPELHSSQNEQDNRNYAKFAKIPMFEPSDSQEALDFTRLALEVSERFDTPVMLRTTTRISHSKSVVEPGEPAAGPSTAGCIEKNPAKFVMLPGNARKRHTVVEERLRSMEEWACHQSFNRIEVGEGKVGVITSGVSYLYAKEILPDADILKLGLVYPLPKQLIRDFASRYDTLYVIEELDPFIEEQVRALGIAVHGKDLLPICGELTPARLNKALTAKDVQNYFVPSEPLPNRPPNMCPGCPHRSIFYSLNRLKAFVTGDIGCYTLGFMEPLSAMDTCICMGASIGNATGMTKVLDPEEARRVVAVIGDSTFLHTGINGLMDMVYNKSTATVLILDNRITAMTGRQENPGSGYTLMGEETTRIDLEALCRSVGVKHVTVIDPYDIEHTRNVIKTEMQRPEVSVVIARRPCMLVKRDPVKRQPSLAVDADKCTGCRACLQLGCPAIEWQPDAGDKGKAVINPLLCCGCGLCSQMCHFDAIGVRHEG
- a CDS encoding PhoU domain-containing protein: MLQKEITDFLVNLSQKSITQDMSRDVASMMHMVNDLERVGDHCEMLWRLIGRLRELKLPFSSVAWQEVEELAGKTRDFLAFVVDALDRNDASIKPIAVTMVTAIDELEDTLRNNHIARLNTGECSVQQGLIFIDMLQGFSKVGSHAFNVGRAVVGER
- a CDS encoding indolepyruvate oxidoreductase subunit beta, with product MKDKVTNILISGVGGQGILLASEVLSEVLMLAGYDVKKSEIHGMAQRGGSVVSHIRYGAKVFSSIIPEGQGDILLGFELLETYRYLPLLRQGAKVVANDLKILPPPVTLGREKYPENIPQKIRQAFPDTLVMDGLAVASRAGNPRTANIALLGALSTALPIETSYWYETLQKMVPERFLEVNIKAFDLGRQTAASQI
- a CDS encoding phenylacetate--CoA ligase family protein is translated as MLWNEEFETLPREAIESLQLKRLQNTLERVYATVPFYRQSFLKAKITPDKIKCLTDLQRLPFTLKQDMRDNYPYGLFAVPLERIVRIHASSGTTGKPTVVGYTRRDIDIWAELMARSFAAAGVGRGDVIHNAYGYGLFTGGLGAHYGAEKLGAAVIPMSGGNSKKQIMIMQDFGSTVLTCTPSYSLYLAEIAAEEGVDIKSFPLRVGILGAEPWSESIRAEIEAKLNIKAIDIYGLSEILGPGVAIECIEEQHGLHIWEDHFIPEIINPDTGEVLPDGEQGELVITTITKEGIPMIRYRTRDITRLIAEPCRCGRTHRRLERMSGRSDDMLIIRGVNVFPSQIESVLMTIEGVEPHYQLIVDRDENLDTLEVQVEVNEDIFSDAVKSLQDLAGRIRKEIKDILGITCKVRLVEPKTLARSEGKARRVVDNRPK